One genomic window of Coffea eugenioides isolate CCC68of chromosome 1, Ceug_1.0, whole genome shotgun sequence includes the following:
- the LOC113750804 gene encoding DNA ligase 1 isoform X2 yields MFTAFRSCSSSLYFTHHTLSLHPLRKPLGFKPYFLIYSSFPAKPFSQRSLFLSIPLVNPGSIAAMASRPSAFDLLMSNASKKKSEQKQQKPSPKKRKTTTPTITSQNSAPISVKKDMKNDDSSKIKDAQLGKSEEAVVKKPKVVITPDESLLELKDKAASFDPKKAAYWGKGQRVPFMFVAKALDAISKESGRIAITAIVCNMLRTVMETTPEDLVAVVYLLANRIASAHEGLELGIGDASIIKALSEACGTKEAQIKKQYKESGKDSQEKKKNHIKALLVAATDCEPQYLIRLLQAKLRIGLAEQTLLAALGHAAVYADKQSSTPANIDSSLEEAAKIVKQVYSVIPVYDKIIPALLADGVWDLPMTCSFSPGVPVGPMLAKPTKGVSEILDKFQDIEFTCEYKYDGERAQIHYMEDGTVEIYSRNAERNTGKYPDVVDAISRFKRPSVTSFVLDCEIVAFDREKKKILPFQVLSTRARKNVVLSEIKVGVCIYAFDILYINGQPLLQAQLDSRRQHLYESFEEEPGFFQFATAVTSNDLEEIQKFLEAAVDASCEGLIIKTLKKDATYEPSKRSNNWLKLKKDYMDSTGDSLDLVPIAAFHGRGKRTGVYGAFLLACYDVNNEEFQSICKIGTGFSEAVLEERSASLRSKVIPKPKSYYRYSDTINPDVWFEPIEVWEVKAADLTISPVHRAATGIVDSDKGISLRFPRLLRVREDKNPEDASSADMVADMYRAQKHNQSNRDDDEQ; encoded by the exons ATGTTCACCGCATTCAGGTCATGCTCTTCTTCACTCTACTTTACCCACCACACTCTTTCGCTTCATCCCCTCAGAAAACCACTCGGCTTTAAGCCCTACTTTCTCATCTATTCTTCCTTCCCCGCAAAACCCTTCTCTCAGAGATCCCTCTTTCTCTCGATTCCATTAGTTAATCCAGGATCAATAGCAGCAATGGCTTCTCGCCCTTCTGCCTTCGACCTCCTCATGTCCAATGCCAGCAAGAAAAAGTCCGAGCAGAAACAACAAAAACCATCTCCCAAGAAACGCAAAACCACCACCCCCACCATCACTTCTCAAAATTCTGCTCCGATTTCAGTCAAAAAAGATATGAAAAATGACGATTCGAGCAAGATTAAGGATGCCCAGCTGGGGAAAAGTGAGGAAGCGGTGGTTAAGAAACCTAAGGTGGTAATTACTCCTGATGAGAGCCTTCTTGAGTTGAAGGATAAGGCGGCAAGTTTTGATCCCAAGAAGGCGGCATATTGGGGAAAGGGACAAAGGGTGCCGTTTATGTTTGTAGCGAAGGCGTTGGATGCTATTTCTAAAGAATCAGGGCGGATTGCGATAACTGCAATTGTTTGTAACATGTTGAGGACTGTGATGGAAACGACGCCAGAGGATTTGGTGGCTGTTGTTTACCTTTTGGCGAACCGGATTGCTTCAGCTCATGAAGGATTGGAGCTTGGGATTGGGGATGCTTCGATTATTAAGGCTCTGTCCGAGGCGTGCGGAACAAAAGAAGCACAAATTAAGAAGCAGTACAAG GAATCTGGTAAGGatagtcaagagaagaaaaagaatcaTATCAAGGCACTACTGGTTGCTGCTACTGATTGTGAACCTCAGTACTTGATTCGTCTGCTCCAG GCGAAACTGCGCATTGGTTTAGCTGAGCAAACTCTGTTAGCTGCTTTGGGCCATGCTGCAGTTTATGCTGATAAGCAATCTTCAACTCCTGCAAATATAGATTCTTCTTTAGAAGAG GCTGCTAAAATCGTGAAACAAGTTTACTCGGTAATTCCAGTCTATGATAAAATAATCCCTGCTCTTCTTGCTGATGGTGTATGGGATCTTCCCATGACATGTAGCTTTTCACCTGGTGTTCCTGTTGGACCTATGCTAGCAAAACCAACTAAGGGAGTTTCTGAAATATTGGATAAGTTTCAGGATATTGAATTCACCTGTGAATACAAGTATGATGGAGAACGTGCGCAG ATTCACTACATGGAGGATGGTACAGTGGAGATATATAGTCGAAATGCAGAAAGAAACACTGGAAAGTATCCTGATGTTGTGGATGCAATTTCAAG GTTTAAAAGGCCGTCTGTAACCTCATTTGTTCTTGATTGTGAAATTGTTGCATTTGATCgtgagaagaaaaaaattctcCCCTTCCAG GTCCTCAGCACACGGGCTCGTAAAAATGTGGTCTTGAGTGAAATAAAGGTTGGTGTTTGCATATATGCTTTTGATATCTTGTATATCAATGGCCAACCTCTCCTACAAGCACAGCTTGACAGTCGAAGGCAG CATCTTTACGAGTCATTTGAGGAAGAACCTGGCTTTTTTCAATTTGCTACAGCAGTAACATCAAATGATCTTGAGGAAATACAGAAGTTCCTTGAAGCTGCTGTTGATGCCAG TTGTGAGGGGTTGATAATTAAGACATTGAAGAAAGATGCCACGTATGAGCCTTCCAAGCGGTCAAATAACTGGCTGAAGTTGAAAAAGGATTACATGGATAG TACGGGTGACTCACTGGATTTGGTTCCCATTGCTGCTTTCCATGGCCGGGGAAAACGTACCG GTGTTTATGGAGCCTTTCTCCTTGCTTGTTATGATGTCAACAACGAAGAATTCCAGAGCATATGTAAAATTG GCACTGGATTTTCTGAAGCTGTGCTTGAAGAGCGCTCTGCCAGCTTGCGCTCTAAAGTTATTCCGAAGCCAAAG TCTTATTACCGGTACTCAGATACAATCAATCCAGATGTATGGTTTGAACCTATTGAG GTTTGGGAGGTAAAAGCTGCTGATCTGACTATCAGTCCTGTTCATCGTGCTGCTACTGGTATTGTGGATTCAGACAAG GGAATTTCTCTTCGGTTTCCACGTTTACTACGGGTTCGAGAAGATAAGAATCCAGAGGATGCCTCTTCTGCTGATATG GTAGCAGATATGTATAGAGCTCAGAAACACAATCAAAGTAACCGTGATGATGATGAGCAATAA
- the LOC113750804 gene encoding DNA ligase 1 isoform X1, whose protein sequence is MFTAFRSCSSSLYFTHHTLSLHPLRKPLGFKPYFLIYSSFPAKPFSQRSLFLSIPLVNPGSIAAMASRPSAFDLLMSNASKKKSEQKQQKPSPKKRKTTTPTITSQNSAPISVKKDMKNDDSSKIKDAQLGKSEEAVVKKPKVVITPDESLLELKDKAASFDPKKAAYWGKGQRVPFMFVAKALDAISKESGRIAITAIVCNMLRTVMETTPEDLVAVVYLLANRIASAHEGLELGIGDASIIKALSEACGTKEAQIKKQYKELGDLGLVAKASRSSQSLMRKPEALTVVKVFDTFRLIAKESGKDSQEKKKNHIKALLVAATDCEPQYLIRLLQAKLRIGLAEQTLLAALGHAAVYADKQSSTPANIDSSLEEAAKIVKQVYSVIPVYDKIIPALLADGVWDLPMTCSFSPGVPVGPMLAKPTKGVSEILDKFQDIEFTCEYKYDGERAQIHYMEDGTVEIYSRNAERNTGKYPDVVDAISRFKRPSVTSFVLDCEIVAFDREKKKILPFQVLSTRARKNVVLSEIKVGVCIYAFDILYINGQPLLQAQLDSRRQHLYESFEEEPGFFQFATAVTSNDLEEIQKFLEAAVDASCEGLIIKTLKKDATYEPSKRSNNWLKLKKDYMDSTGDSLDLVPIAAFHGRGKRTGVYGAFLLACYDVNNEEFQSICKIGTGFSEAVLEERSASLRSKVIPKPKSYYRYSDTINPDVWFEPIEVWEVKAADLTISPVHRAATGIVDSDKGISLRFPRLLRVREDKNPEDASSADMVADMYRAQKHNQSNRDDDEQ, encoded by the exons ATGTTCACCGCATTCAGGTCATGCTCTTCTTCACTCTACTTTACCCACCACACTCTTTCGCTTCATCCCCTCAGAAAACCACTCGGCTTTAAGCCCTACTTTCTCATCTATTCTTCCTTCCCCGCAAAACCCTTCTCTCAGAGATCCCTCTTTCTCTCGATTCCATTAGTTAATCCAGGATCAATAGCAGCAATGGCTTCTCGCCCTTCTGCCTTCGACCTCCTCATGTCCAATGCCAGCAAGAAAAAGTCCGAGCAGAAACAACAAAAACCATCTCCCAAGAAACGCAAAACCACCACCCCCACCATCACTTCTCAAAATTCTGCTCCGATTTCAGTCAAAAAAGATATGAAAAATGACGATTCGAGCAAGATTAAGGATGCCCAGCTGGGGAAAAGTGAGGAAGCGGTGGTTAAGAAACCTAAGGTGGTAATTACTCCTGATGAGAGCCTTCTTGAGTTGAAGGATAAGGCGGCAAGTTTTGATCCCAAGAAGGCGGCATATTGGGGAAAGGGACAAAGGGTGCCGTTTATGTTTGTAGCGAAGGCGTTGGATGCTATTTCTAAAGAATCAGGGCGGATTGCGATAACTGCAATTGTTTGTAACATGTTGAGGACTGTGATGGAAACGACGCCAGAGGATTTGGTGGCTGTTGTTTACCTTTTGGCGAACCGGATTGCTTCAGCTCATGAAGGATTGGAGCTTGGGATTGGGGATGCTTCGATTATTAAGGCTCTGTCCGAGGCGTGCGGAACAAAAGAAGCACAAATTAAGAAGCAGTACAAG GAGCTTGGAGATCTAGGCCTTGTTGCAAAAGCAAGCCGTTCGTCTCAGTCTTTAATGCGCAAACCAGAAGCACTAACTGTTGTTAAAGTTTTTGATACATTTCGCCTTATTGCTAAG GAATCTGGTAAGGatagtcaagagaagaaaaagaatcaTATCAAGGCACTACTGGTTGCTGCTACTGATTGTGAACCTCAGTACTTGATTCGTCTGCTCCAG GCGAAACTGCGCATTGGTTTAGCTGAGCAAACTCTGTTAGCTGCTTTGGGCCATGCTGCAGTTTATGCTGATAAGCAATCTTCAACTCCTGCAAATATAGATTCTTCTTTAGAAGAG GCTGCTAAAATCGTGAAACAAGTTTACTCGGTAATTCCAGTCTATGATAAAATAATCCCTGCTCTTCTTGCTGATGGTGTATGGGATCTTCCCATGACATGTAGCTTTTCACCTGGTGTTCCTGTTGGACCTATGCTAGCAAAACCAACTAAGGGAGTTTCTGAAATATTGGATAAGTTTCAGGATATTGAATTCACCTGTGAATACAAGTATGATGGAGAACGTGCGCAG ATTCACTACATGGAGGATGGTACAGTGGAGATATATAGTCGAAATGCAGAAAGAAACACTGGAAAGTATCCTGATGTTGTGGATGCAATTTCAAG GTTTAAAAGGCCGTCTGTAACCTCATTTGTTCTTGATTGTGAAATTGTTGCATTTGATCgtgagaagaaaaaaattctcCCCTTCCAG GTCCTCAGCACACGGGCTCGTAAAAATGTGGTCTTGAGTGAAATAAAGGTTGGTGTTTGCATATATGCTTTTGATATCTTGTATATCAATGGCCAACCTCTCCTACAAGCACAGCTTGACAGTCGAAGGCAG CATCTTTACGAGTCATTTGAGGAAGAACCTGGCTTTTTTCAATTTGCTACAGCAGTAACATCAAATGATCTTGAGGAAATACAGAAGTTCCTTGAAGCTGCTGTTGATGCCAG TTGTGAGGGGTTGATAATTAAGACATTGAAGAAAGATGCCACGTATGAGCCTTCCAAGCGGTCAAATAACTGGCTGAAGTTGAAAAAGGATTACATGGATAG TACGGGTGACTCACTGGATTTGGTTCCCATTGCTGCTTTCCATGGCCGGGGAAAACGTACCG GTGTTTATGGAGCCTTTCTCCTTGCTTGTTATGATGTCAACAACGAAGAATTCCAGAGCATATGTAAAATTG GCACTGGATTTTCTGAAGCTGTGCTTGAAGAGCGCTCTGCCAGCTTGCGCTCTAAAGTTATTCCGAAGCCAAAG TCTTATTACCGGTACTCAGATACAATCAATCCAGATGTATGGTTTGAACCTATTGAG GTTTGGGAGGTAAAAGCTGCTGATCTGACTATCAGTCCTGTTCATCGTGCTGCTACTGGTATTGTGGATTCAGACAAG GGAATTTCTCTTCGGTTTCCACGTTTACTACGGGTTCGAGAAGATAAGAATCCAGAGGATGCCTCTTCTGCTGATATG GTAGCAGATATGTATAGAGCTCAGAAACACAATCAAAGTAACCGTGATGATGATGAGCAATAA
- the LOC113778091 gene encoding protein enabled homolog encodes MENQRGPLLNWAYFYQGKGMDELRQSLLLTTMELENARLKAQEELKMRDDQLFQLKDLLSRTIKERDEAQEQCQRLVLDKLLLQQQQLMLQRQNQQSAPLSGISSIEDEPRRGGGMDSNNGFSSSDCEESIVSSPIIEQNPPQELTHQLQVQPQHPTTELDPTLPILTDRPLPEKGKFLQAVMKAGPLLQTLLLAGPLPQWRHPPPPLDSYQIPPPPVVVPPPPTPPTLSGHSLNQDSLLTIAAYNSNINNCGRMNRKRGYFEGSDSSTEAKYQRLVLQ; translated from the exons ATGGAAAACCAGAGGGGTCCTCTTCTGAATTGGGCTTACTTCTACCAAGGAAAG GGCATGGATGAACTGAGGCAATCACTTCTGCTGACTACTATGGAGCTGGAGAACGCAAGGCTAAAAGCACAAGAGGAGCTCAAAATGAGAGATGATCAGCTATTTCAGCTCAAAGATTTGCTCAGCAGAACCATCAAAGAAAGGGATGAAGCACAAGAACAATGCCAAAGACTTGTGCTTGATAAGCTACTGCTCCAGCAGCAGCAGCTGATGCTTCAGCGCCAGAATCAGCAATCAGCACCCCTCTCTGGAATTTCAAGCATCGAAGATGAGCCCAGAAGAGGAGGAGGAATGGACTCCAACAACGGCTTTTCTTCCTCCGACTGCGAAGAAAGCATTGTTTCATCGCCAATTATTGAGCAAAATCCGCCGCAGGAATTGACTCATCAGCTTCAAGTTCAACCACAACATCCCACAACAGAATTAGACCCAACATTGCCTATTTTGACAGACAGGCCATTGCCTGAAAAAGGGAAGTTCTTGCAAGCTGTTATGAAAGCTGGACCGTTGCTTCAGACACTTCTTTTAGCTGGCCCTCTCCCACAGTGGCGCCACCCCCCACCACCACTCGACTCCTACCAGATTCCACCGCCACCGGTGGTCGTTCCACCACCACCTACACCTCCAACACTATCGGGTCACTCCCTAAATCAAGATTCTTTACTCACCATTGCTGCCTATAACAGTAACATTAACAACTGTGGCAGAATGAACAGGAAAAGGGGTTACTTTGAAGGCTCTGATTCTTCAACTGAAGCCAAGTATCAAAGGCTCGTTCTTCAATGA